The following is a genomic window from Hymenobacter chitinivorans DSM 11115.
GTCTGGTCGGGCAATACGTAGCGGTCCTGCTCCTTGGCCGCGGCCCGGGCGTAGTCCTCCAGCTCCGACTGCCCGTAGCCGATGACGGTCAAATCCTTCATCGGGCCATAGGGCCAGAGCATGTCCATGTTCAGGTCGGCCACGGTTTTGTTGAGCGGGTAAGGCGGGTGCTGGGCGTAGTAGGCCGAGCCCAGCAGGCCCTGCTCCTCCCCGGTCACGGCCAGAAACACGATGCTGCGGGCGGGCTTGGCGGGCGCCTGCCGGAAAGCCTGGGCAATGCTGAGCAAGGCGGCCAGGCCCGTGCCGTCGTCCACGGCCCCGTTGTAGATGGAGTCGCCGGCAATGGCTTTGCCCACTCCGAAATGGTCCCAGTGGGCCGAGTAGATGATGTACTCCGAAGCCCGGGTGGTGCCGGGCAGCAGGGCCAGCACGTTCTTGCTGGTCTGGCGGCGCAGCTTGTTCTGGATGCTGACCGAGAGGGTCAAGCCGCCCAGGGCCCGGGGTTTAAAGCCCTTCTGGTTGGCGGCGGCGTAGAGCTGGTCGTAGTTCTGGCCGGCGGCGGCGAAGAGCTTCTGGGCCGCGTCCATCGTCAGCCAGCCTTCCAGGGCGCACTTGTCGGCGCCTTTGTTGGCAGTCTGGGCGCGCAGCTTGGGGCTGGTGGCCCCGCTCAATACCACGCTCCAGGGGTAGGCAGCGGGCTTGGTATCGTGCACAATGAGGACCCCGGCGGCCCCGTGGCGGGCGGCTTCCTCGTATTTGTAGGTCCAGCGCCCGTAGTAGGTCATGGCCTTGCCCTTAAACATGGTCGTGTCGTTGCCCGCGTTGCCGGGGTCGTTGACGAGGATAACCACGGTTTTGCCTTTCACGTCGAGGCCGGCGTAGTCGTTCCAGCCGTACTCGGGGGCCACCACGCCGTAGCCGGCAAAGACCAGCGGGGAGTTCGTGACGGTGACTTTTTCCTTCTCCTGCTGGGTGAAGGCCACGAAATCGGTCTTGTACTGCAAGCTCAGGCTCTGGCCTTTGCCCTTGACGCTCATCGTGCTCGAAGGCGTGCCCGTGACTTCGACCATGGGCACGGCCTGGAAGTAGCTGCCGTCGGGGCCGGGCTGCAGGCCGAGCTTCTTGAACTCCTGGGCCAGGTAGCTGGTAATGCGCTCCTCCCCGACCGTAAACGGCTTGCGCCCCTGCATCTCATCGGAGGACACGGCCTGCAGGTACTGACCGAGGGTGGCGGCCGAAATGCTTGGGGCCGCGGTACCGG
Proteins encoded in this region:
- a CDS encoding M28 family metallopeptidase; this encodes MPISAFLSFRPLLPAALLAWTLAGCQTRPAATSMLPASTAGAQLPAEAGATPGTAAPSISAATLGQYLQAVSSDEMQGRKPFTVGEERITSYLAQEFKKLGLQPGPDGSYFQAVPMVEVTGTPSSTMSVKGKGQSLSLQYKTDFVAFTQQEKEKVTVTNSPLVFAGYGVVAPEYGWNDYAGLDVKGKTVVILVNDPGNAGNDTTMFKGKAMTYYGRWTYKYEEAARHGAAGVLIVHDTKPAAYPWSVVLSGATSPKLRAQTANKGADKCALEGWLTMDAAQKLFAAAGQNYDQLYAAANQKGFKPRALGGLTLSVSIQNKLRRQTSKNVLALLPGTTRASEYIIYSAHWDHFGVGKAIAGDSIYNGAVDDGTGLAALLSIAQAFRQAPAKPARSIVFLAVTGEEQGLLGSAYYAQHPPYPLNKTVADLNMDMLWPYGPMKDLTVIGYGQSELEDYARAAAKEQDRYVLPDQTPETGMFYRSDHFNFAHVGVPSLYASGGFESRSGGKEAIARQRQNYTTNMYHKPADQYDPSWDLTGIAQDAELYLRVGQRLAAETTFPQWRKDSEFKAARDKSLGQ